The following are encoded in a window of Catenulispora sp. MAP5-51 genomic DNA:
- a CDS encoding UTRA domain-containing protein, producing MPGSGDTWAQAVAAAGGRGTQRLRSAGPVNPPDWVAESLDTPPAKSVIARRRTMYLNDRPVELTDSYYPLAVAADTALERPGRIPGGAITLLAELGYTAHHADEAVDLDARPTADEATLLSIARDAHVVRIRRVVRTAAGAPFEAMEIVMIPAGRVLHHRALVET from the coding sequence ATGCCGGGCAGCGGGGACACCTGGGCACAGGCCGTAGCAGCCGCCGGCGGACGCGGCACGCAGAGACTCCGATCGGCAGGCCCCGTCAACCCGCCGGATTGGGTTGCGGAATCGCTCGACACACCGCCGGCGAAGAGCGTCATCGCGAGGCGCCGCACCATGTACCTCAACGATCGGCCTGTCGAGCTGACGGACTCGTACTACCCGCTCGCAGTCGCCGCGGACACCGCACTCGAACGCCCGGGCCGCATCCCCGGCGGCGCGATCACCCTGCTCGCAGAGCTCGGTTACACGGCCCATCACGCGGACGAAGCGGTCGACCTCGATGCCCGACCGACCGCGGATGAGGCCACGCTCCTGAGCATCGCCCGAGACGCACACGTGGTCCGCATCCGCAGAGTCGTGAGGACAGCGGCCGGCGCACCCTTCGAAGCAATGGAGATCGTCATGATCCCCGCAGGCCGCGTCCTCCACCACCGAGCCCTGGTCGAGACCTGA
- a CDS encoding GntR family transcriptional regulator, with the protein MQRTDGRPRHAQIAADLRAKILSGDLTEKLPPFKRLVAMYDTAWNTAQRAVALLKAEGFVVGHQGKALLIRAKRIEIIDAAPYLEPAATRVTYKMLHVGRERPPADAARKLGLTDDETAVLRKRLTLRDGDPLELSWSYYPTAIAAGTPLESPARIRGGAPAILASLGFHQHEFVDEIHVRQPTTAELETLELPPGVPVMRTLRTITDREGTVVEVTVIVKGGHLYGMRYRRTL; encoded by the coding sequence ATGCAGCGCACCGACGGCCGCCCCCGACACGCCCAGATCGCCGCGGACCTGCGCGCGAAGATCCTCTCGGGAGACCTCACCGAGAAGCTGCCGCCCTTCAAACGCCTCGTGGCGATGTACGACACGGCATGGAACACGGCGCAGCGCGCAGTAGCCCTTCTCAAAGCCGAAGGCTTCGTAGTAGGCCACCAAGGCAAGGCCCTGCTCATCCGAGCCAAACGCATCGAGATCATCGACGCGGCCCCATACCTCGAACCGGCAGCCACCCGCGTCACCTACAAGATGCTCCACGTAGGCCGCGAACGCCCACCCGCGGACGCCGCCCGCAAACTGGGCCTGACCGACGACGAAACCGCGGTCCTGCGCAAACGCCTGACCCTGCGCGACGGCGACCCCCTCGAGCTGTCGTGGTCCTACTACCCCACCGCCATAGCGGCCGGCACGCCTCTGGAAAGCCCGGCACGAATCCGCGGCGGTGCCCCGGCAATCCTCGCCAGCCTGGGCTTCCACCAGCACGAGTTCGTCGACGAGATCCACGTCCGCCAGCCCACGACCGCGGAACTCGAAACACTGGAACTCCCGCCCGGAGTCCCGGTCATGCGCACACTGCGCACGATCACCGACCGGGAGGGCACCGTGGTCGAGGTCACCGTCATAGTGAAAGGCGGGCACCTGTACGGGATGCGCTACCGGCGGACTCTGTGA